The following are encoded together in the Glycine max cultivar Williams 82 chromosome 8, Glycine_max_v4.0, whole genome shotgun sequence genome:
- the LOC100803538 gene encoding probable cytokinin riboside 5'-monophosphate phosphoribohydrolase LOGL3 has protein sequence MGFSVAASLGTYVVLRDTHETRIKCQFLCRKEQNSRIGFKFSKHKAIQSAIFFSKHEFTDLDERKSSDEVKEEIKKCYELINRLGRGVVYLGSSRMGPSHSHYVQAQELAKEIANLLDCTSWSGAGPGLMDAVTQGSMLAGKPVGGFKIGREAGEWTASNFHPYLPSENYLTFRFFSARKHGLVDAVVRNNSFDKTAVVALPGGIGTLDEVFEILALIQLERIGSKFPVPFLLMNYDSFYSKLLEFLNDCEGWGTVSKGEVASLWKVCNSNSEALAYLEEFYGISSSDKSKNVTKLYSTYESPSS, from the exons ATGGGTTTCTCAGTGGCAGCTTCGTTGGGTACCTATGTTGTGCTGAGAGACACTCATGAAACAAGAATCAAGTGCCAATTTTTGTGCAGAAAAGAACAGAATAGTAGAATTGGTTTCAAGTTTTCAAAGCACAAGGCCATTCaaagtgcaattttttttagcaaGCATGAGTTCACTGATTTGGATGAGAGGAAGAGCTCAGATGAG GTTAAAGAAgagattaaaaaatgttatgaaCTCATAAACAGATTAGGGAGAGGAGTTGTGTATCTGGGTTCTTCAAGGATGGGACCTAGCCATTCACATTATGTGCAAGCACAAGAGCTGGCTAAAGAG ATAGCAAATCTTTTGGACTGCACTTCTTGGTCAGGGGCTGGACCAGGGCTAATGGACGCTGTTACTCAAGGTTCTATGCTAGCAGGAAAACCAGTTGGTGGATTCAAGATAGGAAGAGAAGCTGGGGAATGGACTGCGTCTAACTTTCATCCATACTTACCGTCAGAAAATTATCTCACCTTCCG GTTTTTCTCAGCAAGGAAGCATGGGCTAGTGGACGCTGTAGTGAGGAACAATTCGTTTGATAAAACTGCTGTTGTTGCCCTTCCTGGTGGGATTGGTACTTTAGATGAGGTGTTTGAGATATTGGCATTGATTCAGCTAGAACGGATTGGATCAAAGTTTCCTGTTCCCTTCCTGTTGATGAACTATGATTCATTTTATTCAAAGCTGcttgaatttttaaatgattgtgAGGGTTGGGGAACTGTCTCTAAAGGAGAGGTTGCATCATTGTGGAAGGTTTGTAACAGCAACTCAGAAGCTTTGGCATACCTAGAAGAATTCTATGGCATTTCTTCTAGTGACAAAAGTAAGAATGTAACTAAACTGTATAGCACGTATGAATCACCGTCCTCAtaa